The Papaver somniferum cultivar HN1 chromosome 3, ASM357369v1, whole genome shotgun sequence genome includes a region encoding these proteins:
- the LOC113358769 gene encoding uncharacterized protein LOC113358769 isoform X1, translating to MLESAGPVYVQSLKELGRSCFLISDESISDLPELLKDFLGKWRLMDDEGQQYVLANAENSNGAYLKGFDGRCVLESAKYLEVAEISVTLVGKVLNDTDHAIAWVEQADLPAGNRQDLLRRLCSLYSLKATKSSQDVETPMYETHTDSGQDTISGVEQASSVTSKVSPSLNGRDSVNKESILKLSKRVEPCFWWFRTVTLKFGDARLVISHGKIVLWGSFVLFIFYVLRKKQATLKG from the exons ATGTTGGAATCAGCTGGGCCGGTATATGTTCAATCTCTTAAAGAGTTGGGAAG GTCATGCTTTCTGATATCAGATGAATCAATTTCTGACCTTCCTGAATTGCTCAAAGACTTTCTTGGAAAGTGGAGGTTGATGGATGATGAGGGTCAGCAGTATGTTCTTGCTAATGCGGAAAACTCAAATGGGGCTTATTTAAAAGGATTTGATGGCCGTTGTGTCCTGGAGAGTGCAAAGTACTTGGAGGTTGCGGAGATCTCTGTAACACTTGTTGGGAAGGTTTTAAATGATACTGATCATGCAATTGCTTGGGTGGAGCAAGCCGACTTGCCCGCAGGAAATCGTCAA GATCTTCTGAGGAGATTATgttctttatattctctaaaaGCTACCAAGTCATCCCAAGATGTGGAAACACCCATGTACGAGACACACACTGATTCTGGCCAAGATACCATATCTGGAGTTGAACAAGCGTCATCAGTAACATCAAAAGTTTCCCCCTCACTTAATGGCAGGGACAGTGTTAATAAAGAATCCATTTTAAAACTAAGCAAACGAGTAGAACCTTGTTTCTGGTGGTTCCGTACTGTCACTCTGAAATTTGGCGATGCTCGGTTGGTCATTTCTCATGGAAAAATTGTGCTCTGGGGTTCATTTGTCTTATTCATATTTTATGTTCTTCGGAAGAAACAAGCTACTTTAAAAGGGTAA
- the LOC113358769 gene encoding uncharacterized protein LOC113358769 isoform X2, whose product MHLLFLGRSCFLISDESISDLPELLKDFLGKWRLMDDEGQQYVLANAENSNGAYLKGFDGRCVLESAKYLEVAEISVTLVGKVLNDTDHAIAWVEQADLPAGNRQDLLRRLCSLYSLKATKSSQDVETPMYETHTDSGQDTISGVEQASSVTSKVSPSLNGRDSVNKESILKLSKRVEPCFWWFRTVTLKFGDARLVISHGKIVLWGSFVLFIFYVLRKKQATLKG is encoded by the exons ATGCATTTATTGTTTTTGGGCAGGTCATGCTTTCTGATATCAGATGAATCAATTTCTGACCTTCCTGAATTGCTCAAAGACTTTCTTGGAAAGTGGAGGTTGATGGATGATGAGGGTCAGCAGTATGTTCTTGCTAATGCGGAAAACTCAAATGGGGCTTATTTAAAAGGATTTGATGGCCGTTGTGTCCTGGAGAGTGCAAAGTACTTGGAGGTTGCGGAGATCTCTGTAACACTTGTTGGGAAGGTTTTAAATGATACTGATCATGCAATTGCTTGGGTGGAGCAAGCCGACTTGCCCGCAGGAAATCGTCAA GATCTTCTGAGGAGATTATgttctttatattctctaaaaGCTACCAAGTCATCCCAAGATGTGGAAACACCCATGTACGAGACACACACTGATTCTGGCCAAGATACCATATCTGGAGTTGAACAAGCGTCATCAGTAACATCAAAAGTTTCCCCCTCACTTAATGGCAGGGACAGTGTTAATAAAGAATCCATTTTAAAACTAAGCAAACGAGTAGAACCTTGTTTCTGGTGGTTCCGTACTGTCACTCTGAAATTTGGCGATGCTCGGTTGGTCATTTCTCATGGAAAAATTGTGCTCTGGGGTTCATTTGTCTTATTCATATTTTATGTTCTTCGGAAGAAACAAGCTACTTTAAAAGGGTAA
- the LOC113358769 gene encoding uncharacterized protein LOC113358769 isoform X3 encodes MDDEGQQYVLANAENSNGAYLKGFDGRCVLESAKYLEVAEISVTLVGKVLNDTDHAIAWVEQADLPAGNRQDLLRRLCSLYSLKATKSSQDVETPMYETHTDSGQDTISGVEQASSVTSKVSPSLNGRDSVNKESILKLSKRVEPCFWWFRTVTLKFGDARLVISHGKIVLWGSFVLFIFYVLRKKQATLKG; translated from the exons ATGGATGATGAGGGTCAGCAGTATGTTCTTGCTAATGCGGAAAACTCAAATGGGGCTTATTTAAAAGGATTTGATGGCCGTTGTGTCCTGGAGAGTGCAAAGTACTTGGAGGTTGCGGAGATCTCTGTAACACTTGTTGGGAAGGTTTTAAATGATACTGATCATGCAATTGCTTGGGTGGAGCAAGCCGACTTGCCCGCAGGAAATCGTCAA GATCTTCTGAGGAGATTATgttctttatattctctaaaaGCTACCAAGTCATCCCAAGATGTGGAAACACCCATGTACGAGACACACACTGATTCTGGCCAAGATACCATATCTGGAGTTGAACAAGCGTCATCAGTAACATCAAAAGTTTCCCCCTCACTTAATGGCAGGGACAGTGTTAATAAAGAATCCATTTTAAAACTAAGCAAACGAGTAGAACCTTGTTTCTGGTGGTTCCGTACTGTCACTCTGAAATTTGGCGATGCTCGGTTGGTCATTTCTCATGGAAAAATTGTGCTCTGGGGTTCATTTGTCTTATTCATATTTTATGTTCTTCGGAAGAAACAAGCTACTTTAAAAGGGTAA
- the LOC113358768 gene encoding uncharacterized protein LOC113358768 isoform X4 codes for MLESAGPVYVQSLKELGRSCFLISDESISDLPELLKDFLGKWRLMDDEGQQYVLANAENSNGAYLKGFDGRCVLESAKYLEVAEISVTLVGKVLNDTDHAIAWVEQADLPAGNRQDLLRRLCSLYSLKATKSSQDVETPMYETHTDSGQDTISGVEQASSVTSKVSPRDSVNKESILKLSKRVEPCFWWFRTVTLKFGDARLVISHGKIVLWGSFVLFIF; via the exons ATGTTGGAATCAGCTGGGCCGGTATATGTTCAATCTCTTAAAGAGTTGGGAAG GTCATGCTTTCTGATATCAGATGAATCAATTTCTGACCTTCCTGAATTGCTCAAAGACTTTCTTGGAAAGTGGAGGTTGATGGATGATGAGGGTCAGCAGTATGTTCTTGCTAATGCGGAAAACTCAAATGGGGCTTATTTAAAAGGATTTGATGGCCGTTGTGTCCTGGAGAGTGCAAAGTACTTGGAGGTTGCGGAGATCTCTGTAACACTTGTTGGGAAGGTTTTAAATGATACTGATCATGCAATTGCTTGGGTGGAGCAAGCCGACTTGCCCGCAGGAAATCGTCAA GATCTTCTGAGGAGATTATgttctttatattctctaaaaGCTACCAAGTCATCCCAAGATGTGGAAACACCCATGTACGAGACACACACTGATTCTGGCCAAGATACCATATCTGGAGTTGAACAAGCGTCATCAGTAACATCAAAAGTTTCCCCCAGGGACAGTGTTAATAAAGAATCCATTTTAAAACTAAGCAAACGAGTAGAACCTTGTTTCTGGTGGTTCCGTACTGTCACTCTGAAATTTGGCGATGCTCGGTTGGTCATTTCTCATGGAAAAATTGTGCTCTGGGGTTCATTTGTCTTATTCATATTTTAA
- the LOC113358768 gene encoding uncharacterized protein LOC113358768 isoform X5 has protein sequence MHLLFLGRSCFLISDESISDLPELLKDFLGKWRLMDDEGQQYVLANAENSNGAYLKGFDGRCVLESAKYLEVAEISVTLVGKVLNDTDHAIAWVEQADLPAGNRQDLLRRLCSLYSLKATKSSQDVETPMYETHTDSGQDTISGVEQASSVTSKVSPRDSVNKESILKLSKRVEPCFWWFRTVTLKFGDARLVISHGKIVLWGSFVLFIF, from the exons ATGCATTTATTGTTTTTGGGCAGGTCATGCTTTCTGATATCAGATGAATCAATTTCTGACCTTCCTGAATTGCTCAAAGACTTTCTTGGAAAGTGGAGGTTGATGGATGATGAGGGTCAGCAGTATGTTCTTGCTAATGCGGAAAACTCAAATGGGGCTTATTTAAAAGGATTTGATGGCCGTTGTGTCCTGGAGAGTGCAAAGTACTTGGAGGTTGCGGAGATCTCTGTAACACTTGTTGGGAAGGTTTTAAATGATACTGATCATGCAATTGCTTGGGTGGAGCAAGCCGACTTGCCCGCAGGAAATCGTCAA GATCTTCTGAGGAGATTATgttctttatattctctaaaaGCTACCAAGTCATCCCAAGATGTGGAAACACCCATGTACGAGACACACACTGATTCTGGCCAAGATACCATATCTGGAGTTGAACAAGCGTCATCAGTAACATCAAAAGTTTCCCCCAGGGACAGTGTTAATAAAGAATCCATTTTAAAACTAAGCAAACGAGTAGAACCTTGTTTCTGGTGGTTCCGTACTGTCACTCTGAAATTTGGCGATGCTCGGTTGGTCATTTCTCATGGAAAAATTGTGCTCTGGGGTTCATTTGTCTTATTCATATTTTAA
- the LOC113360707 gene encoding uncharacterized protein LOC113360707 codes for MELFEDPEFLNARRTIKELVKVGSVKEAFKIIVKASPTKFFLIFLILVLPLSLFQLLFEANTRHIVSFFTWDLIYKSSPEYLLSDQKLVSDSIHDCVYLVLFSTFYLLSTSAMTFTIAYLHVSKPLSSISVLSAIPRIFKRLAITFLHALPLIFLIHTAYLAVVALITLVITVIGTVPKTNYVLVSLLIIDIIFLLICFAFVLVARAHTVASWSSANVVSVLEPNTYGSAAIEKSKLLLEEKKNIKDILVLLHLGTEVLVCLVQAMLCDTNIIARVLIISLCVIALAAGNFLGLTAQNLMYYVCTGYDNQVIGKRVCDYCVLEKTEFGKDNRADKLEVNLNDMFVM; via the coding sequence ATGGAGTTGTTTGAAGATCCTGAGTTCTTGAATGCACGAAGAACTATCAAAGAATTAGTGAAAGTTGGATCTGTCAAAGAGGCGTTTAAAATCATAGTGAAAGCATCTCCAACAAAATTCTTCTTGATATTCCTAATTCTCGTTCTCCCTCTCTCACTATTCCAACTCTTGTTTGAGGCTAATACTCGACACATAGTCTCTTTCTTTACATGGGATCTAATTTACAAATCATCACCTGAATACTTACTTTCTGATCAGAAACTCGTTAGCGATTCTATCCATGACTGTGTCTACCTTGTTctcttctccaccttctatctTTTGTCTACCTCTGCTATGACCTTCACCATAGCATATCTTCATGTATCCAAACCATTGTCTTCCATCTCTGTTCTTTCTGCTATTCCTCGTATCTTCAAACGTCTTGCAATCACGTTTCTCCATGCTTTACCCCTCATTTTCCTGATCCACACAGCTTACTTGGCTGTTGTTGCTCTGATTACACTTGTTATTACTGTGATTGGTACGGTACCAAAAACTAATTATGTCCTGGTATCCCTACTCATAATAGATATCATTTTTCTGCTTATCTGTTTTGCTTTCGTCTTGGTTGCTCGTGCGCATACTGTAGCATCATGGAGTTCTGCTAACGTAGTTTCTGTTCTTGAACCAAATACATACGGTTCAGCAGCCATAGAGAAGAGTAAACTACTATTGGaggagaaaaaaaatattaaggaTATTCTTGTACTGCTCCACTTGGGTACTGAAGTACTTGTTTGTCTTGTGCAAGCTATGCTCTGTGATACGAACATCATAGCTAGGGTTTTGATCATCTCGTTATGTGTCATCGCACTGGCAGCAGGAAATTTCTTGGGGCTAACTGCTCAAAATCTCATGTATTATGTCTGCACAGGTTATGATAATCAAGTGATTGGAAAAAGAGTATGTGATTATTGCGTTTTAGAGAAAACGGAGTTTGGTAAAGATAATCGTGCTGATAAGTTGGAGGTTAATTTAAACGATATGTTTGTAATGTAA